In Rhizobium sp. ARZ01, a genomic segment contains:
- the moaD gene encoding molybdopterin converting factor subunit 1, with protein MTKLVYFAWVRERIGRDEEEIDLPGHVRTAGDLLKHLKTLGEEYEIALEHENVIRVAVNHEHVEHRESIEGALEIALFPPMTGG; from the coding sequence ATGACGAAGCTGGTGTATTTTGCCTGGGTGCGCGAGCGGATCGGACGGGACGAGGAGGAGATCGACCTTCCCGGCCATGTCAGAACCGCCGGCGACCTGCTGAAGCACCTGAAGACGCTCGGCGAGGAATACGAGATCGCGCTCGAGCACGAGAACGTCATCCGCGTCGCCGTCAATCATGAGCACGTGGAGCACCGGGAATCGATCGAGGGCGCGCTCGAGATCGCCCTCTTCCCACCGATGACCGGAGGCTGA
- the pgsA gene encoding CDP-diacylglycerol--glycerol-3-phosphate 3-phosphatidyltransferase produces the protein MASPAYSIPNLLTYGRILAVPLIVLCFFMEGRLQSSDFARWSALGLFAAASITDFFDGYLARIWKQTSNIGRMLDPIADKLLVASVLLLMAADGTIAGWTIWAAIIILCREILVSGLREYLAELKVSVPVTRIAKWKTTIQMFAIGFLLAGPAGAKYLPFTTEIGIVLLWIAAAITMYTGYDYFRAGLKHIVGE, from the coding sequence ATGGCCTCTCCCGCTTACAGCATCCCCAATCTCCTCACATACGGCCGCATCCTTGCCGTGCCGCTGATCGTCCTCTGTTTCTTCATGGAGGGGAGGCTGCAATCTTCGGACTTTGCGCGATGGTCCGCCCTCGGCCTGTTCGCCGCAGCCTCGATCACCGACTTCTTCGACGGTTATCTGGCGCGCATCTGGAAGCAGACCTCCAACATCGGCCGGATGCTGGATCCGATCGCCGATAAGTTGCTGGTCGCCTCCGTTCTGCTTCTGATGGCGGCCGACGGCACGATCGCCGGCTGGACGATCTGGGCGGCGATCATCATCCTCTGCCGCGAGATCCTCGTTTCCGGCCTGCGCGAATACCTCGCCGAACTGAAGGTCAGCGTGCCGGTGACCCGAATCGCCAAGTGGAAGACGACGATCCAGATGTTTGCCATCGGTTTTCTGCTGGCTGGACCGGCCGGTGCGAAATATCTGCCGTTCACGACCGAGATCGGCATCGTGCTTCTCTGGATTGCAGCGGCAATCACCATGTATACCGGCTATGACTACTTCCGCGCCGGTTTGAAGCATATCGTGGGTGAATGA